In Chitinivibrionales bacterium, the following are encoded in one genomic region:
- the kdpC gene encoding potassium-transporting ATPase subunit KdpC, whose product MKQFTQSVRIFLVLTLLTGILYPLAVAGIVRLAFPYQASGSMIRSGGTVTGSALIGQQFTDHKYFRSRPSAVDYNPLPSGGSNLAAISMQLKNFVSAREKDFRRVYNIGTGIPVPQDMLFFSASGLDPDISPEAARLQLDEIARERRLDPAHKAALDSLVERSIESPQFGFLGQRRDNVLKLNLALDSLTKR is encoded by the coding sequence ATGAAACAATTCACACAATCGGTCCGCATATTCCTCGTTTTGACTTTACTCACCGGAATCCTTTATCCATTGGCCGTCGCAGGAATTGTCCGGCTTGCATTCCCGTATCAGGCATCAGGAAGCATGATTCGTTCCGGCGGGACGGTAACAGGATCAGCGCTCATCGGTCAGCAGTTTACGGATCACAAATATTTCCGCTCGCGTCCCTCGGCCGTCGACTACAATCCCCTCCCGTCCGGCGGAAGCAATCTGGCAGCCATCAGCATGCAATTGAAAAACTTCGTTTCGGCGCGCGAAAAAGATTTTCGAAGAGTTTACAATATCGGAACAGGCATTCCGGTCCCGCAGGACATGCTGTTTTTCTCCGCAAGCGGCCTTGATCCGGACATAAGCCCGGAGGCGGCGCGGCTGCAATTAGACGAAATCGCCCGCGAGCGCCGCCTCGATCCGGCACATAAGGCCGCGCTCGATTCGCTGGTGGAACGTTCAATCGAATCGCCGCAGTTCGGTTTTCTCGGCCAACGGCGGGACAATGTCCTGAAACTAAACCTTGCTCTTGATTCATTGACAAAGCGATAA
- the kdpB gene encoding potassium-transporting ATPase subunit KdpB: MAASPQNTRGFSIAIVKAAAADAIRKCNPAALAKNPVIFIVAVGALLSTLSTIQDFRHHGSAVFSLEISLWLWFTVLFANFAEAIAEGRGKAQAAELRKSRTHTVARKLEDKSERRVNASELAPGDIVVCEAGDIIPSDGEVVEGVASVDESAMTGESAPVIRESGGDRSAVTGGTRVISDRIVIRVTAALGDSFLDRMIALVEGAARQKTPNEIALSILLSSLSLVFLVVVMTLPAFSHYIGFSTGQLQAARLSVPMLVSLLVCLIPTTIGGLLSAIAISGMNRLLGHNVLATSGRAIEAAGDVDVLLLDKTGTITIGNRMATQFLPGPGVTVDRLADAAQLASLADETPEGRSIVVLAKREFNLRSRDIAATGARFVPFSARTRMSGVDIPNPSSGSVRRIRKGSSDAILDFIYAQDGLYPLPIFNIADAVARQGGTPLVVAEDNRALGVIVLKDVVKGGIRERFARLRESGIKTVMITGDNPLTAAAIAAEAGVDDFLAEASPETKLARIREEQATGHLVAMIGDGTNDAPALAQADVGVTMNSGTQAAREAGNMVDLDSNPTKLLEIVEIGKQLLITRGSLTTFSIANDVAKYFAIIPALFGGFFASAGHPGPLDALNIMRLASPESAILSAVIFNALIIVALIPLALRGVDYRPRPAAGILAHNLLVYGLGGIVLPFIGIKLIDILLSLFHIV; encoded by the coding sequence ATGGCCGCTTCCCCCCAGAACACCAGGGGCTTCAGCATTGCCATCGTCAAGGCCGCCGCAGCCGATGCCATCCGTAAATGCAATCCCGCGGCGCTCGCGAAAAACCCGGTCATCTTTATCGTGGCGGTCGGCGCACTGCTTTCAACGCTCTCGACGATCCAGGATTTCCGCCATCATGGGAGTGCGGTTTTCAGCCTGGAGATATCCCTCTGGCTGTGGTTCACCGTGCTTTTCGCCAACTTCGCCGAAGCGATTGCCGAGGGCCGCGGCAAGGCCCAGGCCGCCGAGCTCAGGAAGAGCCGGACACACACCGTTGCGCGGAAACTTGAAGACAAATCGGAACGGCGCGTCAACGCATCGGAGCTTGCGCCCGGCGACATTGTCGTCTGCGAGGCGGGCGACATCATCCCCTCCGACGGCGAGGTGGTCGAGGGCGTGGCCAGCGTTGACGAATCGGCAATGACCGGCGAGAGCGCGCCGGTCATCCGCGAGAGCGGCGGCGACCGCAGCGCGGTGACGGGCGGCACGCGGGTGATCAGCGACCGCATCGTGATCCGCGTGACGGCCGCCCTGGGTGATTCGTTCCTCGACCGCATGATCGCGCTCGTGGAGGGGGCGGCGCGCCAGAAAACGCCCAACGAAATCGCGCTTTCCATTCTTTTGTCAAGCCTGTCGCTCGTGTTTCTCGTCGTGGTGATGACCCTGCCGGCTTTTTCACATTACATCGGTTTTTCCACGGGGCAGTTGCAGGCCGCGCGGCTGTCGGTGCCAATGCTCGTTTCATTGCTCGTGTGCCTGATCCCCACCACTATCGGCGGCCTGCTCAGCGCCATCGCCATCAGCGGTATGAACCGGCTCCTCGGCCACAACGTGCTCGCCACCAGCGGCAGGGCCATCGAGGCGGCCGGCGACGTGGACGTGCTGCTGCTTGACAAGACCGGAACCATCACCATCGGCAACCGCATGGCGACGCAATTTTTGCCCGGGCCCGGCGTCACCGTGGACCGTCTCGCGGACGCCGCCCAGCTGGCCTCGCTCGCCGACGAGACGCCGGAAGGCCGTTCCATCGTGGTGCTTGCCAAAAGGGAGTTCAACCTCCGCTCGCGCGACATCGCGGCCACCGGCGCGCGCTTCGTCCCCTTTTCCGCCCGCACCAGGATGAGCGGCGTGGACATTCCTAATCCGTCAAGCGGCAGCGTCCGCCGCATCCGGAAAGGCTCGTCGGACGCCATCCTCGATTTCATCTATGCGCAGGACGGGCTGTATCCGCTGCCGATCTTCAACATCGCCGATGCGGTGGCGAGGCAGGGCGGCACGCCCCTCGTGGTGGCGGAGGACAACCGGGCGCTCGGCGTCATCGTGCTCAAGGACGTTGTCAAGGGCGGCATCAGGGAGCGGTTCGCGCGGCTCCGGGAGAGCGGCATCAAGACCGTGATGATCACCGGCGACAATCCGCTCACCGCCGCAGCGATCGCGGCCGAGGCCGGGGTCGATGATTTTCTCGCCGAGGCCAGCCCCGAAACCAAGCTCGCCCGCATCCGCGAGGAGCAGGCAACGGGGCACCTGGTCGCGATGATCGGCGACGGCACCAACGACGCTCCCGCGCTCGCGCAGGCCGATGTCGGCGTGACCATGAACTCCGGCACCCAGGCGGCGCGCGAGGCGGGCAACATGGTCGATCTCGACAGCAACCCCACCAAGCTCCTCGAAATCGTGGAGATCGGCAAGCAGCTCCTCATCACGCGCGGCTCGCTCACCACGTTCAGCATCGCCAATGACGTTGCTAAATATTTCGCCATCATCCCCGCGCTGTTCGGCGGTTTTTTCGCCTCGGCGGGCCATCCCGGCCCGCTTGACGCGCTCAACATCATGAGACTTGCTTCTCCGGAAAGCGCGATTCTGAGTGCGGTCATCTTTAACGCCCTGATCATTGTCGCGCTCATTCCGCTGGCGCTTCGGGGTGTGGACTACCGGCCCCGGCCCGCTGCCGGGATCCTTGCTCACAACCTGCTGGTATATGGTCTGGGCGGAATTGTTCTCCCATTTATCGGCATCAAACTGATCGATATTCTTCTATCGCTGTTTCATATCGTGTAG
- the kdpA gene encoding potassium-transporting ATPase subunit KdpA produces MHVNDWLQIIVYLGLLTALTPPLGAFMARVLSGQKSFLSFLLMPVEKVIYRLSGINPETEMNWKEYCGALLIFNGLGFITVFLLQILQGRLPLNPQHLPAVTWPLAVNTAVSFMTNTNWQAYAGETTLSYLVQMAGLTVQNFLSAATGIAVFAALARGLSRISTKTIGNFWTDLVRSTLYILLPLSIVLAIILAGQGVVQTFSPYVTATTLEGRPQTIPLGPAASQIAIKQLGTNGGGFFNANSAHPFENPTPLSNFLEMLSLLLIPAALTFTFGKMIGAKRQGWVLFIVMAVLFAGGLSLSLYAEHARNPVLGASGSLEGKELRFGVTNSVIWSTATTAASNGSVNAMHESLSPLAGMVAMFNLMVGEVIFGGVGSGMYGMIAYVILAVFIAGLMVGRTPEYLGKKIDSFEVKMSVIAVLLSSIVVLFFTAAACLTRAGLSGLSTSGTHGFGEILYAFSSMANNNGSAFAGLNANTFFYDLIGAAAMLLGRYSVIIPMLAVAGHLSSKKTVPPSAGTFPTDGAMFAVLLIGTVIIIGALNFFPALSLGPILEHFLLVAGRGI; encoded by the coding sequence ATGCATGTAAACGATTGGCTACAGATCATCGTGTACCTCGGCCTTCTTACGGCCCTCACGCCGCCGCTGGGTGCTTTCATGGCAAGGGTTCTTTCAGGTCAAAAGAGTTTTTTATCTTTTTTATTGATGCCGGTTGAAAAAGTTATTTACCGCCTCTCGGGAATAAATCCGGAAACGGAGATGAATTGGAAGGAATATTGCGGAGCGCTCCTGATTTTCAATGGCCTCGGCTTTATAACGGTTTTTCTTTTGCAGATTTTGCAAGGTCGCCTTCCCCTGAACCCGCAGCATCTGCCCGCGGTCACCTGGCCGCTTGCGGTCAACACGGCGGTGAGTTTCATGACCAACACCAATTGGCAGGCTTACGCAGGGGAAACGACGCTTTCTTACCTGGTGCAAATGGCGGGATTGACAGTACAGAATTTTCTCAGCGCGGCGACCGGCATCGCGGTTTTTGCCGCACTCGCGCGCGGACTCTCACGCATTTCGACGAAAACCATCGGCAATTTCTGGACTGATCTCGTCCGTTCCACATTGTATATCCTGCTCCCGCTCTCCATTGTTCTTGCGATAATTCTTGCCGGTCAAGGCGTCGTGCAGACCTTTTCGCCGTATGTGACGGCGACGACGCTCGAAGGAAGGCCCCAGACAATACCCCTCGGCCCTGCCGCTTCCCAGATAGCGATAAAGCAGCTCGGCACCAACGGCGGCGGCTTCTTCAACGCCAACAGCGCGCATCCGTTCGAAAACCCGACGCCGCTGTCCAACTTTCTGGAAATGCTTTCGCTCTTGCTCATTCCGGCAGCCCTCACCTTTACCTTCGGCAAGATGATCGGCGCAAAACGCCAAGGATGGGTGCTGTTCATCGTCATGGCGGTGCTCTTTGCAGGAGGGCTCAGCCTTTCCCTCTATGCCGAACATGCCCGCAATCCGGTTCTGGGCGCTTCGGGTTCCCTCGAAGGAAAAGAACTCCGGTTCGGCGTCACGAACAGCGTGATCTGGTCGACCGCGACGACCGCGGCATCGAACGGATCGGTCAATGCGATGCACGAAAGCCTTTCGCCGCTTGCCGGCATGGTCGCGATGTTCAACCTCATGGTCGGCGAGGTGATTTTCGGCGGGGTCGGCTCCGGGATGTACGGCATGATCGCGTATGTCATCCTGGCGGTATTCATCGCGGGCCTCATGGTGGGCAGAACGCCCGAATACCTGGGGAAAAAAATAGATTCCTTTGAAGTAAAGATGTCGGTGATCGCCGTTCTGCTGTCGTCCATCGTAGTGCTTTTTTTCACCGCCGCCGCCTGCTTGACGCGCGCCGGACTTTCCGGTCTGTCAACAAGCGGCACCCACGGTTTCGGGGAAATCCTGTACGCGTTCTCGTCGATGGCAAACAACAACGGCAGCGCCTTTGCCGGGCTCAACGCAAACACCTTTTTTTACGACCTGATCGGCGCGGCCGCGATGCTGCTGGGCAGGTATTCGGTGATAATCCCGATGCTCGCCGTTGCCGGACACCTTTCGTCAAAAAAAACCGTGCCGCCTTCCGCCGGGACCTTTCCCACCGACGGGGCGATGTTTGCCGTCCTTCTCATCGGGACCGTGATCATCATAGGCGCGCTGAACTTTTTTCCCGCGCTTTCGCTGGGGCCCATTCTCGAGCATTTTCTCCTTGTTGCGGGAAGGGGGATTTAA
- a CDS encoding YifB family Mg chelatase-like AAA ATPase, with the protein MLAKLRSMAVMGIDAYEIGIEADLTDMIPSFTIVGLPDGAVRESRERVASAIKNCGFEYPVKKITINMAPADVKKEGSAFDLPIAIGLLMASGQAEISSAQDYIIAGELSLDGGVRHIKGMLSMAICARELGFKGMVVPRECAEEAAVAEGVNIHPVSTLTEALDFLSGAKAIEPFITDLKALFNTARKYSIDFKDVKGQEHIKRALLVAAAGGHNIMMIGPPGSGKTMLARRLPTILPDLSLDEALETTKIHSVAGLLDKNTPLVATRPFRSPHHTVSDAGLIGGGSYPRPGEVSLSHHGVLFLDELPEFTKNVLENLRQPLEDGKVTISRALTSLSYPARFMLAAAMNPCPCGYYSDPRHDCSCRPEQIQKYMSRISGPLLDRIDIHVEVPALSYEELAAKTPGEDSATLREKVKAARAVQLDRFKDEKKIFCNAHMESRHIRAHCGLDAACETLLKNAVEKLGLSARAYDRILKVARTIADLDGKETIGSSHIAEGIQYRSLDRKLWLGG; encoded by the coding sequence ATGCTTGCCAAGCTCCGTTCCATGGCCGTGATGGGCATCGACGCGTATGAGATCGGCATCGAGGCCGACCTCACGGACATGATTCCGAGCTTCACCATCGTTGGCCTGCCCGACGGCGCGGTGCGGGAGAGCCGCGAGCGCGTGGCGTCCGCCATCAAAAACTGCGGGTTCGAGTACCCGGTAAAGAAAATCACCATCAACATGGCGCCTGCCGACGTGAAAAAAGAGGGCTCGGCGTTCGATCTGCCCATCGCGATCGGCCTGCTCATGGCCTCGGGACAGGCAGAGATTTCGTCGGCGCAGGACTATATCATCGCGGGAGAGCTGTCGCTCGATGGCGGTGTCAGGCACATCAAGGGCATGCTTTCGATGGCCATCTGCGCGCGCGAGCTCGGGTTCAAGGGCATGGTCGTGCCCCGCGAGTGCGCGGAGGAGGCCGCGGTCGCCGAGGGCGTGAACATTCACCCGGTGTCAACGCTCACGGAGGCGCTCGATTTTCTTTCGGGCGCAAAGGCCATTGAACCGTTTATCACCGACCTCAAGGCGCTGTTCAACACGGCGCGGAAATACAGCATCGATTTCAAGGACGTTAAGGGGCAGGAGCACATCAAGCGCGCGCTGCTCGTCGCGGCCGCCGGCGGACACAACATCATGATGATCGGCCCGCCCGGCTCGGGAAAAACCATGCTCGCGCGGAGGCTGCCAACAATTCTTCCCGACCTGTCGCTCGACGAGGCGCTCGAGACCACCAAGATCCATTCCGTGGCCGGCCTGCTTGACAAAAACACGCCGCTGGTCGCCACGCGGCCGTTCCGCTCCCCGCACCATACCGTTTCGGACGCCGGACTCATCGGCGGCGGCTCGTACCCGCGGCCCGGCGAGGTGAGCCTGAGCCATCACGGCGTCTTGTTCCTGGACGAGCTGCCGGAATTTACAAAAAACGTGCTGGAAAATTTACGGCAGCCCCTCGAGGACGGCAAGGTGACGATTTCCCGCGCGCTCACGTCGCTGTCGTACCCTGCCCGCTTCATGCTCGCCGCGGCCATGAACCCCTGCCCGTGCGGGTATTATTCCGACCCGCGGCACGACTGCTCGTGCAGGCCCGAACAGATCCAAAAGTACATGTCGAGGATTTCGGGCCCGCTCCTTGACAGAATAGACATCCACGTGGAGGTTCCGGCGCTGAGTTACGAGGAGCTTGCGGCAAAAACGCCGGGTGAAGATTCGGCAACGCTGCGGGAAAAGGTGAAGGCGGCACGCGCCGTGCAGCTCGACCGTTTTAAAGACGAAAAGAAAATCTTCTGCAACGCGCACATGGAATCAAGGCACATCCGCGCCCATTGCGGCCTCGACGCCGCGTGCGAGACGCTGCTCAAGAACGCGGTGGAGAAGCTCGGGCTCTCCGCCCGCGCCTACGACCGGATCCTCAAGGTGGCGAGAACGATAGCGGACCTTGACGGAAAGGAAACGATCGGTTCAAGTCACATCGCGGAGGGCATCCAGTACCGGAGTCTGGATAGAAAATTGTGGCTGGGAGGATAA
- a CDS encoding polysaccharide lyase 8 family protein: MSTRAKIFTCCRYPTLLILGIFLSAASISAQDLDTLTARLYASFQGSGGSAATIRQWLASLGPDGTWPDINYADSGRATWAPITHLSRMQTMAQAFRNPAHALHDSASVKNGFLLAFDAWVRLDPQSPNWWWNQIGTQLSLGPAMLLMKDQLSAAQVGSGNIIMARSWAVHSTMTGENLVWVSKITVWRGCIVDTASLVTAAVDAIVNEIRITVQSADNIQEDWSFHQHGPQLYSGGYGMGFSSDASDMAQLCRGTQFAFPQDRLDLLSHYILDGQQWMLRGTTMDHSACGREITRPNSPNKKSDFITICASMTLATAARSNEYAAFSARLSAWPAQPQTWLSGNRHFWCSDYMAHQRQGYVASVKMCSKRTRGAELVNSEGLKSYYLGDGVTFFYRTGLEYFNIFPIWDWTRLPGVTCRHDTMPPAMPGSYTGATDFVGGVSNGTFGAAALDYSRDGLTAKKSWFFFDKEIVALASGIAAASGKPVWTSVNQCFTKGQVTIGSAAGRSALGLGGRRIGADSWVHHDSVGYAILAPSDSLTIQNNLQTGSWLGINASESAAAITDTVFSLWFDHGTAPANASCAYVVIPGIGVDSLDAYVKNGVPCKVLANTTTLQAVRNESLAATGIVFYAAGGIKLSDSLTVSAGSPCAMFVRETKDSVEISVSNPVNAACTVLVSVNARLYGSGETWNAQTSTTAISFVLPGGLDAGKSVVTGFARYQTGAGSLLTRQSIRRVSVKTIHDGLIIDFGRRVDQAGHGRISIFDPSGRLIARIDQDIRSESIMIKPPEKAKGILFIRMECDGLEQAVTVPVVR; the protein is encoded by the coding sequence ATGTCCACCCGTGCAAAAATCTTCACGTGCTGCCGCTATCCAACACTATTGATCTTGGGAATATTTTTATCCGCGGCATCCATCTCCGCCCAGGACCTCGACACGCTCACCGCGCGACTGTATGCAAGTTTCCAGGGAAGCGGGGGCTCTGCCGCGACGATCCGGCAGTGGCTGGCCTCGCTTGGGCCCGACGGCACGTGGCCCGACATCAATTACGCCGACAGCGGCCGGGCGACGTGGGCGCCCATCACGCACCTGTCGCGCATGCAGACCATGGCGCAGGCGTTTCGCAACCCCGCCCACGCGCTGCACGATTCCGCTTCTGTCAAGAACGGCTTCCTGCTCGCCTTCGACGCGTGGGTCCGGCTCGACCCGCAATCGCCCAACTGGTGGTGGAACCAGATCGGCACCCAGCTTTCGCTGGGGCCGGCCATGCTGCTCATGAAGGACCAGCTGTCGGCGGCGCAGGTCGGCAGCGGCAATATCATCATGGCGCGATCGTGGGCGGTGCATTCCACCATGACCGGCGAGAACCTTGTCTGGGTTTCCAAGATCACCGTCTGGCGCGGGTGCATCGTGGACACCGCGTCGCTCGTGACCGCCGCGGTTGACGCAATTGTCAATGAGATCAGGATCACGGTGCAATCGGCGGACAATATCCAGGAGGACTGGAGCTTTCACCAGCACGGCCCGCAGCTCTATTCGGGCGGCTACGGCATGGGATTCTCCTCCGACGCCTCCGACATGGCCCAGCTCTGCCGCGGCACCCAGTTTGCCTTCCCGCAGGACCGGCTCGACCTGCTGTCACATTATATTCTTGACGGACAGCAATGGATGCTGCGCGGCACCACCATGGATCACAGCGCGTGCGGCAGGGAGATAACGCGGCCCAACAGCCCGAACAAGAAAAGCGACTTCATCACGATCTGCGCCAGCATGACGCTTGCGACCGCGGCGCGGAGCAACGAATATGCCGCGTTTTCCGCGCGCCTTTCGGCCTGGCCGGCCCAGCCGCAAACATGGCTCTCGGGCAATCGCCATTTTTGGTGCTCCGATTACATGGCCCACCAGCGCCAAGGGTACGTGGCGTCTGTCAAGATGTGTTCGAAACGCACGCGCGGGGCGGAACTGGTCAACAGCGAAGGGCTCAAGAGCTATTACCTCGGCGACGGCGTGACGTTTTTCTACCGCACCGGGCTGGAATACTTCAATATTTTCCCGATCTGGGACTGGACAAGGCTGCCCGGCGTCACCTGCAGGCACGACACCATGCCGCCGGCCATGCCCGGGTCCTACACCGGTGCCACCGACTTCGTTGGCGGCGTGTCCAACGGGACGTTCGGTGCGGCCGCCTTGGATTATTCCCGCGACGGGCTCACCGCTAAAAAGTCCTGGTTCTTTTTTGACAAGGAGATTGTCGCGCTCGCGTCGGGGATCGCCGCCGCGTCCGGGAAACCGGTATGGACGTCGGTGAACCAGTGCTTTACAAAAGGACAGGTGACGATAGGTTCCGCCGCCGGCCGCTCGGCCCTCGGCCTCGGCGGCCGCAGGATCGGGGCCGACTCGTGGGTGCATCACGACAGCGTCGGCTACGCAATACTGGCGCCTTCCGACAGCTTGACGATTCAGAACAACCTGCAGACCGGGTCGTGGCTGGGCATCAATGCCAGCGAATCGGCCGCGGCAATAACCGACACGGTTTTCAGCCTCTGGTTCGATCACGGTACTGCGCCGGCCAACGCTTCATGCGCGTACGTGGTGATTCCGGGCATCGGCGTTGACAGCCTTGACGCGTACGTCAAAAACGGCGTTCCCTGCAAGGTGCTTGCGAACACCACGACGCTGCAGGCTGTCCGCAATGAAAGCCTCGCGGCAACCGGCATTGTCTTTTACGCTGCCGGCGGCATAAAACTTTCAGATTCTCTTACCGTTTCAGCCGGCAGTCCTTGCGCGATGTTTGTGCGGGAAACCAAGGATTCGGTTGAAATTTCCGTGTCCAACCCGGTCAACGCAGCGTGTACGGTGCTGGTATCGGTAAATGCAAGGCTGTACGGCAGCGGCGAGACGTGGAATGCGCAAACGTCAACAACCGCGATTTCATTTGTCCTCCCCGGCGGACTTGATGCGGGCAAAAGCGTGGTGACGGGGTTTGCAAGGTACCAGACCGGCGCGGGCTCTTTATTGACAAGGCAATCGATTCGAAGGGTCTCCGTTAAAACCATCCATGATGGATTGATCATTGATTTCGGGCGTCGCGTCGACCAGGCGGGCCATGGCAGGATTAGCATTTTTGACCCGTCGGGCAGGTTGATCGCCAGGATTGATCAGGACATTCGATCGGAAAGCATCATGATCAAGCCGCCCGAGAAGGCAAAGGGGATTTTATTTATCAGAATGGAATGCGATGGATTGGAACAGGCCGTGACAGTGCCGGTAGTACGGTAA
- a CDS encoding prepilin-type N-terminal cleavage/methylation domain-containing protein gives MFRRGSSTKGFTLVELVVVIVIVGILAAVAIPKFLDASAKAKASEFPTVLNAVYTGEMAYQTDRGTYASTLTNLKDSACVDVPGSSQWFNYQIPAATTTSFRATGKVRTAFGSTTTSDTAAIDNTNSKWASPSLARYCPNWK, from the coding sequence ATGTTCCGTAGGGGTAGCAGTACCAAAGGATTTACGCTCGTTGAACTGGTGGTGGTTATCGTTATCGTCGGCATCCTTGCCGCGGTTGCCATTCCCAAATTCCTGGACGCGTCGGCCAAGGCCAAGGCATCGGAATTTCCCACGGTGCTGAACGCGGTGTATACGGGTGAAATGGCGTATCAAACCGATAGGGGCACGTACGCCTCCACATTGACGAACCTGAAGGACTCCGCCTGCGTTGACGTACCGGGAAGCTCGCAATGGTTCAATTACCAGATTCCTGCTGCAACCACCACGTCTTTTCGCGCCACAGGGAAGGTAAGAACCGCTTTCGGTTCCACAACGACGTCTGATACCGCCGCTATCGATAATACAAATTCAAAATGGGCATCGCCCAGTTTAGCGAGGTATTGTCCGAATTGGAAATGA
- a CDS encoding radical SAM protein, whose amino-acid sequence MPAPVVREILCKTILSKSGLSDYSLNCYGGCGHGCVYCYARYMEKFRPHPEKWGGFVDVKNNAAAVLAREVKKKRPGEVFVSSVCDGWQPVEAKYELTRECVKILLENGFTIDVLTKNALIERDFDIFSAHKNRVDVGMTLTTLDEGLARRIEPGASSPARRIAALKKAAGLGIKTHVFFGPLMPFLSDRPSDLEAMFAELGRLGPHRIYLDKLNIRYGVWDSLCVFLRSFDPALIEKYRKILFDPEVSARYADELARRSRALAARSAMESALTLCF is encoded by the coding sequence ATGCCCGCACCGGTGGTCCGCGAAATTCTTTGTAAAACAATTCTCAGCAAATCCGGACTTTCCGATTACAGCCTCAACTGCTACGGCGGCTGCGGCCATGGGTGCGTGTACTGTTACGCGCGGTACATGGAAAAATTCAGGCCGCACCCGGAAAAATGGGGCGGATTTGTCGATGTCAAAAATAATGCGGCCGCGGTTCTGGCCAGGGAGGTCAAGAAAAAAAGACCGGGAGAGGTGTTTGTAAGCTCGGTATGCGACGGCTGGCAGCCGGTTGAGGCAAAATATGAACTAACCCGCGAGTGTGTAAAAATCCTCCTTGAAAACGGTTTTACCATTGACGTTCTGACTAAAAATGCGCTCATTGAACGTGATTTCGACATTTTCTCGGCCCATAAAAATCGTGTTGACGTCGGCATGACCCTCACCACCCTCGATGAGGGGCTTGCCCGCAGGATCGAACCGGGGGCAAGCTCTCCTGCACGGCGGATCGCGGCGCTTAAAAAGGCAGCAGGCCTCGGCATAAAGACCCATGTTTTTTTCGGCCCGCTCATGCCGTTTCTTTCGGATCGCCCTTCCGACCTTGAGGCGATGTTCGCCGAACTGGGGCGCCTCGGGCCGCACCGGATTTATCTTGACAAACTCAACATCCGGTACGGCGTGTGGGATTCGCTCTGCGTTTTTCTGCGCTCGTTCGACCCCGCGCTGATCGAAAAATACCGGAAAATCCTGTTCGACCCTGAGGTCTCCGCCCGGTATGCGGATGAGCTCGCAAGGCGTTCGCGGGCGCTTGCGGCGCGGTCCGCCATGGAATCGGCCCTGACCCTCTGTTTTTGA
- a CDS encoding SWIB/MDM2 domain-containing protein, translating into MAKRKPNPAFMKPMKPDTALAAVIGDKAMPRTEITKKLWAYIKRNGLQDKVNRRNINADDKLKVVFGGKKTVSMFEMTKLVSKHFD; encoded by the coding sequence ATGGCTAAAAGAAAACCTAATCCGGCGTTCATGAAGCCCATGAAACCCGACACGGCGCTCGCGGCGGTCATCGGCGACAAGGCAATGCCCCGCACCGAGATCACCAAGAAACTGTGGGCCTACATTAAGAGGAACGGTCTCCAGGACAAGGTGAACAGGAGAAACATCAACGCCGACGACAAACTCAAGGTCGTGTTCGGCGGCAAGAAGACCGTCAGCATGTTTGAGATGACCAAGCTCGTCTCAAAGCATTTTGACTAA